One genomic window of Thermococcus indicus includes the following:
- a CDS encoding ABC transporter permease subunit codes for MAKAGAVAGIITRNLLILFLALLVVGTVIAGGELRIERNDLGKVYKFYPKNDSSLLDTIGGYFYATWKFLRDPPEVRGESLESFVVKSFALLVLTEVFLLAIGLFLGLRAGYYRGWVDKVVSVLAPTFSAMPSWFIGVVFLFLFYWKLSLFPINFEGTINWAEVHGTLSTSTYLRALALPVLTLVFSSLWEYAFNVRNMIVNERNSSYVLYDVARGLPEGRIMRKLLRTALPTFLTFTTYNFLEILTGMMLIEVIFNIHGLGYLMAISFGLTRIGDGFGFAYAPEILFFATAVMMLFYFINAVVMEGLYLHLDPRSGGERQ; via the coding sequence ATGGCTAAAGCCGGAGCCGTTGCCGGGATAATCACGAGGAATCTTTTAATCCTGTTCCTCGCCCTTCTCGTGGTCGGAACCGTCATAGCGGGTGGAGAACTGCGGATTGAAAGGAACGACCTCGGAAAGGTCTACAAGTTCTACCCGAAAAACGACAGTAGCCTGCTGGACACTATAGGCGGCTACTTCTACGCCACATGGAAGTTCCTAAGGGATCCGCCGGAGGTGAGGGGGGAGAGCCTGGAAAGTTTTGTCGTCAAGAGCTTCGCCCTCCTCGTGCTGACCGAGGTCTTCCTCCTTGCGATAGGACTTTTCCTGGGGCTGAGGGCAGGCTACTACCGGGGGTGGGTCGATAAGGTGGTCTCCGTGCTGGCCCCAACCTTCTCGGCCATGCCCTCCTGGTTCATAGGCGTGGTGTTCCTGTTTCTGTTCTACTGGAAACTCTCCCTGTTCCCCATCAACTTCGAGGGCACCATCAACTGGGCGGAGGTGCACGGAACCCTATCCACGAGCACCTACCTCAGGGCCCTGGCCCTTCCGGTGCTCACGCTGGTGTTCTCGAGCCTGTGGGAGTACGCCTTCAACGTCAGGAACATGATAGTGAACGAACGCAACAGCAGCTATGTGCTCTACGACGTCGCGAGGGGACTGCCGGAAGGGAGGATAATGCGCAAGCTCCTCAGGACGGCGCTCCCGACGTTCCTAACCTTCACGACGTACAACTTCCTGGAGATACTGACGGGGATGATGCTCATCGAGGTTATATTCAACATACACGGCCTCGGCTATCTGATGGCGATTTCATTCGGGCTGACCCGCATTGGGGACGGGTTCGGTTTTGCCTACGCACCCGAGATCCTGTTCTTCGCGACGGCAGTGATGATGCTGTTCTACTTCATCAACGCCGTAGTCATGGAGGGCCTGTACCTCCACCTGGACCCGCGCTCGGGAGGGGAGAGGCAATGA
- a CDS encoding ABC transporter substrate-binding protein — translation MLFSLFAIHPVSAADYTPKDIPLNSDEAKARFKADLQWYLKYGHFVISNGPYILSMYSPENLYLKLEKFNGKRNVFNDDPKLPKDGYADVIEYQGVQNEETIILQVAKGEFDIGLFAFGANKYQGLGSDVLANLNLYKSASSSVELSINPYKDPDQDAPIVTVGDNVYFNPFAIRKVRFAMNWLISRNYIIQNIYQGSGAAALSGITPSDPAAKYFTPVYDALHLTADGNEDLALKMISEAMQEAAQQVAAAGHTLEKKDDGYWYFDDQPVEVKFVIRTEDERKDIGLYISDLLEKKVGFKVDRMLLDRQKASEIVFRKPISNYEWNLYTGGWGAGGLGSMYPDWQIYYWYSPLGYYPNFNDPRHQPDVNVEDALKFIGDGSVTAGLQKLQTKYYTSEESLGPILKWTNKEIGYLLLMTQYTDPETNTTIVLNSADQYWDLQKIGITMGIMDSVRIFLVENWEFYPVNKQRVTDIISDDSVGIASRWSIMSAKTPDKHLKVAQFASTGALFMSAINPVGGITDVYSTRLWNLIRDRGGEINFDGIYVPYRCKWTLERGEFTVPDDAVIYNQTQGWIAAHAGETAKVKVTVTCDMGEWQNGVKMTVDDIKYYIAFYYTWAYKDTPDDPYYDSALSDTAATYQTFLGFQFTDNGYVVYGNYVHPFADDVTAGNYILYPSMPWEMYWAMGELVANGDAYDASSKYSFSSSGEGLLQLDLLTKQHVDDLAKVILKISGLTWDDITSTTTTTETGPTTTAPSTTTSEAPSGGEGGNTTTYVVVGLVIIIIAAAAWYFTKKK, via the coding sequence ATGTTGTTTAGTTTGTTTGCCATCCACCCGGTCAGCGCGGCGGACTACACGCCGAAGGACATACCCCTGAACAGCGACGAGGCCAAGGCCCGCTTTAAGGCCGACCTCCAGTGGTACCTCAAGTACGGTCACTTTGTCATCAGCAACGGTCCGTACATCCTCTCGATGTACTCTCCCGAGAACCTTTACCTCAAACTTGAGAAGTTTAATGGAAAGAGGAACGTTTTCAATGATGATCCCAAGCTCCCGAAGGATGGTTATGCCGACGTTATCGAGTACCAGGGTGTCCAGAACGAGGAGACCATAATTCTCCAGGTCGCCAAGGGTGAGTTTGACATTGGTCTCTTCGCCTTCGGTGCCAACAAGTACCAGGGTCTTGGAAGCGATGTTCTCGCCAACCTCAACCTCTACAAGAGCGCCAGCTCCTCCGTCGAGCTGAGCATCAACCCGTACAAGGACCCCGACCAGGACGCCCCGATAGTTACCGTCGGCGACAACGTTTACTTCAACCCGTTCGCCATCAGGAAGGTCAGGTTCGCAATGAACTGGCTCATCAGCAGGAACTACATCATCCAGAACATCTACCAGGGTAGCGGTGCCGCCGCCCTCAGCGGTATCACCCCGAGCGACCCGGCCGCCAAGTACTTCACCCCGGTTTACGATGCACTCCACCTCACCGCCGACGGCAACGAGGACCTCGCCCTCAAGATGATAAGCGAGGCCATGCAGGAGGCCGCCCAGCAGGTCGCCGCTGCCGGCCACACCCTTGAGAAGAAGGATGACGGCTACTGGTACTTCGACGACCAGCCGGTTGAGGTCAAGTTCGTCATCCGTACCGAGGACGAGAGGAAGGACATAGGCCTTTACATCTCCGACCTCCTCGAGAAGAAGGTCGGATTCAAGGTTGACAGGATGCTCCTCGACAGGCAGAAGGCCAGTGAGATAGTCTTCAGGAAGCCGATTAGCAATTACGAGTGGAACCTCTACACCGGTGGTTGGGGTGCCGGTGGTCTCGGAAGCATGTACCCTGACTGGCAGATCTACTACTGGTACTCACCGCTCGGCTACTACCCGAACTTCAACGACCCCAGGCACCAGCCTGACGTCAACGTTGAGGACGCCCTCAAGTTCATAGGCGACGGCAGCGTTACCGCAGGTCTGCAGAAGCTCCAGACCAAGTACTACACCAGCGAGGAGAGCCTTGGCCCGATACTCAAGTGGACCAACAAGGAGATCGGTTACCTCCTCCTCATGACCCAGTACACTGATCCTGAGACCAACACCACCATCGTCCTCAACAGCGCTGACCAGTACTGGGACCTCCAGAAGATAGGTATCACCATGGGTATCATGGACAGCGTCAGGATCTTCCTCGTTGAGAACTGGGAGTTCTACCCGGTTAACAAGCAGAGGGTCACCGACATCATTAGTGACGACAGCGTTGGTATCGCCAGCAGGTGGAGCATAATGAGCGCCAAGACCCCGGACAAGCACCTCAAGGTCGCCCAGTTCGCCTCAACCGGTGCCCTCTTCATGAGTGCCATCAACCCGGTCGGCGGTATCACCGACGTTTACAGCACCAGGCTCTGGAACCTTATCCGCGATAGGGGTGGCGAGATCAACTTCGATGGTATCTACGTCCCGTACAGGTGCAAGTGGACCCTTGAGAGGGGTGAGTTCACTGTTCCGGACGATGCCGTCATCTACAACCAGACCCAGGGCTGGATTGCCGCCCACGCCGGCGAGACCGCTAAGGTCAAGGTCACCGTCACCTGTGACATGGGTGAGTGGCAGAACGGTGTCAAGATGACCGTTGACGACATCAAGTACTACATCGCCTTCTACTACACCTGGGCTTACAAGGACACCCCGGACGACCCGTACTACGACAGCGCCCTGAGTGACACCGCCGCCACCTACCAGACCTTCCTCGGCTTCCAGTTCACCGACAACGGCTACGTTGTCTACGGTAACTACGTCCACCCGTTCGCTGATGATGTTACTGCCGGCAACTACATCCTCTACCCGAGCATGCCGTGGGAGATGTACTGGGCCATGGGTGAGCTCGTCGCCAACGGCGACGCCTACGACGCCAGCAGCAAGTACTCCTTCAGCAGCAGCGGTGAGGGACTCCTCCAGCTCGACCTCCTCACCAAGCAGCACGTCGATGACCTCGCCAAGGTCATCCTCAAGATCTCCGGCCTCACCTGGGACGACATAACCAGCACCACGACCACCACCGAGACCGGTCCGACCACCACCGCTCCGAGCACCACCACCTCGGAGGCTCCGAGCGGAGGTGAAGGCGGCAACACCACCACCTATGTCGTCGTTGGCCTGGTGATAATCATCATCGCCGCGGCCGCATGGTACTTCACCAAGAAGAAGTGA
- a CDS encoding radical SAM protein: MRKMSWEEFARSMGVEPQRLENKEARLLKNFVRDLKFPTHCQGCQGLDLSNPNPVHHPSYELTPACNHDCIFCYSNVAVKLGKAPKPGYYGWERPYAITVSQYGEPLISPRIVEVNKMLRERFPEARLDLQTNGSLLTEELWSKLDFDLVMISLDAASREKHLKITNADTFENVVNALRIVGRDKSARSVVRTIFMPGINDEDIPRIAELAASLGIDEMMLQPLTIHELNVERLRKAGLDFERAESIREYLKAAMEAKKYIDVRVSGCQLAIYRTMDPLTLFSARRVARDVAPAMKRKKIE, from the coding sequence ATGAGGAAGATGAGCTGGGAGGAGTTCGCGAGGAGCATGGGCGTCGAGCCCCAGAGGCTTGAGAACAAGGAGGCGAGGCTGCTAAAGAATTTCGTGAGGGATTTGAAGTTCCCCACCCACTGTCAGGGATGCCAGGGGCTTGATTTAAGCAACCCAAATCCGGTTCACCACCCGAGCTACGAGCTAACGCCGGCCTGCAACCACGACTGCATTTTCTGCTACTCGAACGTTGCTGTGAAACTCGGGAAGGCCCCAAAGCCCGGCTACTACGGATGGGAGAGGCCGTACGCCATAACCGTTTCACAGTACGGCGAGCCGCTCATAAGCCCGCGCATAGTTGAAGTGAACAAGATGCTCCGCGAGAGATTTCCGGAGGCGAGGCTCGACCTTCAGACCAACGGCTCGCTCTTGACCGAGGAGCTGTGGAGTAAACTCGACTTCGACCTGGTCATGATAAGCCTCGATGCAGCAAGTAGGGAGAAGCACCTCAAAATCACCAACGCCGACACCTTTGAAAACGTCGTGAACGCCCTGAGGATAGTTGGAAGAGATAAGAGCGCCCGCTCGGTTGTAAGGACTATATTCATGCCAGGTATAAACGACGAAGACATACCCAGGATAGCCGAGCTGGCAGCTTCCCTTGGAATAGACGAGATGATGCTCCAGCCCCTCACGATCCATGAGCTGAACGTTGAACGCTTGAGAAAGGCGGGCCTCGACTTCGAGCGGGCCGAGAGCATAAGGGAGTACCTGAAGGCGGCGATGGAGGCGAAGAAGTACATAGACGTCCGGGTAAGCGGCTGCCAGCTCGCAATCTACAGGACGATGGACCCCCTGACGTTATTCAGCGCGAGGCGCGTCGCGAGGGACGTGGCGCCGGCGATGAAGAGGAAGAAGATTGAATAA
- a CDS encoding DUF7411 family protein yields MLKCSLCIHDERTAKIDIIDGKPICRECQVYLRHPMDREWIRKELEELMKGVDQAIVAYSGGKDSTVALYLAKEVYKVPELEAVMVDHGLMAREAIENAERTARALGVPFKVLRYDYSDIFREALLKGESPCRRCSKRTMEKLRKYALKNGYKYIITGHELPFGHHPYRLMSGGVTQIRLLSMMTERERLEILERLPFEFPELPGYTTNCLVLGPALERYWEKHGHSFEHRRIAALVRYGLMDREKAESETSRPVVPAEQKKFVYRKLGLNTLFPE; encoded by the coding sequence ATGCTCAAGTGCTCACTCTGCATTCACGACGAGAGGACGGCGAAGATAGACATCATCGATGGAAAACCTATCTGCAGGGAGTGCCAGGTCTATCTGAGGCACCCGATGGACAGGGAGTGGATAAGGAAAGAGCTCGAGGAGCTCATGAAGGGCGTGGACCAGGCAATCGTTGCCTACTCCGGCGGAAAGGACAGCACGGTAGCGCTGTACCTGGCGAAGGAGGTTTACAAGGTTCCGGAGCTGGAGGCCGTTATGGTAGACCACGGCCTGATGGCGAGGGAAGCCATAGAGAACGCGGAAAGAACTGCCAGGGCACTGGGCGTTCCTTTCAAGGTTCTCCGCTACGACTACTCCGACATCTTCCGCGAGGCCCTTCTCAAGGGGGAATCGCCCTGCAGACGCTGCTCCAAGAGAACGATGGAGAAGCTGAGGAAGTACGCACTCAAAAACGGCTATAAGTACATCATCACCGGCCACGAGCTTCCCTTCGGCCACCATCCGTACAGGCTCATGAGCGGTGGGGTGACCCAGATAAGGCTCCTCTCCATGATGACGGAGAGGGAGAGGCTCGAAATCCTCGAGAGGCTTCCCTTCGAGTTTCCGGAGCTTCCCGGCTACACCACCAACTGCCTCGTCCTTGGCCCAGCCCTGGAGCGCTACTGGGAGAAGCACGGCCACAGCTTCGAGCACCGCAGAATAGCCGCCCTGGTTCGCTACGGCCTCATGGACAGGGAGAAGGCCGAGAGTGAAACCTCAAGGCCTGTGGTACCCGCGGAGCAGAAAAAGTTCGTATACCGGAAATTGGGGCTTAATACGCTCTTCCCGGAGTGA
- a CDS encoding dihydroorotate dehydrogenase electron transfer subunit, with product MLERVALREVWDVARDVKAFRFDKKLEFRAGQFIMAWLPGVGEKPFSLAWRDLIVVKRVGPFTSRLFELREGDYLWIRGPYGRGFGPKGKRVALVGGGIGIPPLYAFARQHRSKFERITLIYGARSKDELALMDIENYVDDVVITTDDGSAGRKGFPTDVLAERKGEFDRAYTCGPEPMLRAALHVMNYENVQVSAERYMKCGIGVCGSCNLGKYLVCRDGPVFDGFQLRGLL from the coding sequence ATGCTGGAAAGGGTAGCGCTTAGGGAAGTTTGGGACGTTGCCAGGGACGTCAAGGCCTTCCGCTTCGACAAGAAGCTCGAATTCAGGGCGGGACAGTTCATAATGGCATGGCTTCCGGGGGTTGGTGAGAAACCCTTCAGCCTGGCCTGGAGGGACTTGATAGTCGTCAAGAGGGTCGGGCCATTCACAAGCAGACTCTTCGAGCTGAGGGAAGGCGACTATCTCTGGATCCGCGGGCCGTACGGAAGAGGCTTCGGGCCGAAGGGGAAAAGAGTCGCCCTCGTGGGTGGCGGGATAGGGATTCCACCGCTCTACGCCTTCGCGAGGCAGCACCGGAGCAAGTTTGAGAGGATAACCCTCATCTACGGTGCCCGCTCGAAGGACGAGCTGGCTCTGATGGACATCGAGAACTACGTGGACGATGTGGTAATCACCACCGACGACGGCTCGGCCGGGAGGAAAGGCTTTCCAACCGATGTGCTGGCGGAGAGAAAGGGGGAGTTTGACCGGGCCTACACCTGCGGCCCGGAGCCGATGCTGAGGGCCGCCCTCCATGTCATGAACTATGAAAACGTCCAGGTTTCGGCGGAGCGCTACATGAAGTGCGGAATAGGCGTCTGCGGCTCCTGCAACCTCGGGAAGTACCTCGTCTGCCGCGACGGGCCCGTTTTCGATGGTTTCCAGCTGAGGGGACTGCTCTGA